Proteins encoded by one window of Chryseobacterium foetidum:
- a CDS encoding PDZ domain-containing protein, translating into MSEPKKVVLSFQLINNLIFIPIEVNGVELTFLVDTGVNETTIFSLENKEIKLSNLEKTIFTGLGASGSIEGFNSEGNTAKIGKNLVNNDFSFYIISDPDFNISSHIGIPVNGIIGYHFFKNHKIIINYESKKLTIYPDEISFRNKIKTFSELPITIEKAKPYLLADVEMTNEAKSSKLLIDLGNTDAIWLFPKLIKDFVYNRPNIDDYLGRGFNGDIFGKRSRIHNLYLGKFKFEKPLIAMPDEYSIQNLNLVKDRKGSIGSEILRRFTVAFDYQDEKLYLKKNRDFDDPFHFNMSGIDFKQDGMQWEQDLMRIETKKSLDLQSTEVVANTLQYKFVLKPIFSIAGVRKDSPGALAGLQKDDVLLKINGKKTSEMTMQKIVDLMKSEDGKSIEMDIERKFKPMKIKFILEDPIPYQE; encoded by the coding sequence ATGAGCGAGCCCAAAAAAGTGGTACTTTCTTTTCAGCTGATTAATAATTTAATTTTTATTCCGATTGAGGTCAATGGTGTGGAACTTACATTTTTAGTGGATACCGGTGTAAATGAGACTACAATTTTCAGTCTTGAAAACAAAGAAATTAAACTGAGCAATCTGGAGAAGACCATTTTCACAGGATTGGGAGCCAGCGGAAGTATTGAAGGCTTTAATTCTGAAGGGAACACTGCTAAAATCGGCAAAAATTTAGTTAACAACGATTTTTCTTTTTACATTATTTCAGATCCTGATTTTAATATTTCTTCACACATCGGAATTCCTGTGAACGGAATTATTGGCTATCATTTTTTTAAAAATCATAAAATCATAATTAATTATGAATCAAAAAAATTAACAATTTATCCAGATGAAATAAGCTTTAGGAATAAAATCAAAACATTCAGCGAACTGCCCATCACCATAGAAAAAGCAAAGCCCTACCTGCTCGCAGATGTTGAAATGACCAACGAAGCTAAAAGTTCAAAGTTGCTCATAGATTTGGGAAACACCGATGCGATATGGCTTTTTCCTAAACTGATTAAGGATTTTGTGTACAACCGCCCGAATATTGATGATTATTTGGGACGTGGATTTAATGGAGATATTTTCGGCAAGCGAAGCCGTATTCACAATTTGTATTTAGGGAAATTTAAATTTGAAAAACCCTTGATTGCAATGCCAGACGAGTATTCCATTCAGAATTTAAATCTCGTGAAAGACCGAAAAGGTTCGATAGGGAGTGAAATCCTGAGAAGATTTACTGTGGCTTTTGATTATCAGGATGAAAAACTTTATCTGAAAAAAAACCGTGATTTTGATGACCCCTTTCATTTCAACATGAGCGGCATAGATTTTAAGCAGGATGGAATGCAATGGGAACAGGATTTGATGCGTATAGAAACTAAGAAAAGTCTGGATCTTCAAAGCACAGAGGTGGTAGCAAATACTTTACAGTATAAATTTGTTTTAAAACCAATTTTCTCGATTGCCGGAGTAAGAAAAGATTCTCCCGGAGCACTTGCAGGCTTACAGAAAGACGATGTTCTGTTAAAAATCAACGGAAAAAAAACTTCTGAAATGACGATGCAGAAAATTGTAGATCTGATGAAATCTGAAGATGGAAAATCTATAGAAATGGATATTGAGAGAAAGTTTAAACCGATGAAAATCAAATTTATTTTAGAAGACCCAATACCTTATCAGGAATAG
- a CDS encoding alpha/beta hydrolase: protein MNLDYIVREPEQITPSTPVLFMLHGYGSNEQDLFSFREDLPKDWILISFRAPGSTEYEGFSWFDINFNSPENFIDTDQANDMVQVLIENIMTIINHYGLTESKTHLCGFSQGGILAYALALRHPELFNKVALMSTYPEEKLLTDIVKDKKKLENLRFFISHGTDDAIIPLEWGRKAADMLYDLSCYFSFREYMNGHGVNQKNYIDLMDFFAK from the coding sequence ATGAATTTAGATTACATCGTTAGAGAACCCGAGCAGATCACCCCTTCCACCCCTGTCCTGTTTATGTTACATGGTTACGGCAGCAATGAGCAGGATCTTTTCAGTTTCAGAGAAGATCTTCCTAAAGACTGGATTTTAATAAGTTTCAGAGCGCCGGGAAGCACAGAATATGAAGGTTTTTCATGGTTTGACATTAATTTTAACAGTCCTGAAAACTTTATCGATACTGATCAGGCTAATGATATGGTTCAGGTTCTTATTGAGAATATAATGACAATCATAAATCATTATGGTTTAACAGAAAGTAAAACACATCTCTGCGGTTTTAGTCAGGGTGGAATTCTTGCTTATGCTTTGGCACTGAGGCATCCCGAACTTTTCAATAAAGTAGCCCTAATGAGCACCTATCCTGAAGAAAAACTTCTTACAGACATTGTAAAAGACAAAAAGAAGCTTGAAAATCTGAGATTTTTTATTTCTCACGGAACAGACGACGCAATTATACCTTTAGAATGGGGCAGAAAAGCAGCAGATATGCTGTATGACTTAAGTTGTTATTTTTCTTTCAGAGAATATATGAACGGTCATGGTGTCAATCAAAAAAATTATATTGATCTGATGGATTTCTTTGCTAAATAA
- the tyrS gene encoding tyrosine--tRNA ligase: MNSFIEELKWRGLFADMMPGTDEQLDKEMTTAYIGFDPTADSLHIGSLIQIKILAHFQQHGHKPIALVGGATGMIGDPSGKSAERNLLDEETLLHYVDCLKNQLSRFLNFDGNEANKAELVNNYDWMKNISFLDFAKNVGKNITVNYMMAKDSVKKRFSGEAGADGMSFTEFTYQLIQGYDFLHLYQNNGVKLQMGGSDQWGNITTGTELIRRKAQGTAFALTVPLITKADGSKFGKSESGENYWLDKKKTSPYKFYQFWLNATDTDAERFIKFYTFLPKVEIENLIQEHATAPHERKLQKKLAEEVTVWVHGKEEFEKAVKASEILFGRSTAEDLVSLDEETFLEVFDGVPQKEIAKSDVLGVNIVELLSEKSGFLKSKSEATREIKGNSISVNKDKINDQYTASEKDLIDGKFLLLQKGKKNYFIVKAI, encoded by the coding sequence ATGAACTCTTTTATTGAAGAACTGAAATGGCGCGGTCTTTTTGCAGACATGATGCCCGGAACGGATGAACAACTTGATAAGGAAATGACGACTGCCTATATCGGTTTCGATCCTACCGCAGATTCTTTGCATATCGGAAGTTTGATTCAGATTAAAATTTTGGCTCACTTCCAGCAACACGGTCACAAGCCGATTGCTTTGGTAGGCGGTGCTACAGGTATGATTGGTGACCCATCAGGGAAATCTGCCGAGAGAAATCTATTGGACGAAGAAACGCTTCTTCATTATGTTGACTGTCTGAAAAACCAATTGTCAAGATTTTTAAATTTTGATGGAAACGAAGCCAACAAAGCTGAACTGGTGAACAATTACGACTGGATGAAGAATATTTCTTTCCTGGATTTTGCTAAAAATGTGGGGAAAAATATTACTGTGAACTATATGATGGCGAAAGATTCCGTGAAGAAAAGATTTTCGGGAGAAGCCGGAGCGGATGGCATGAGTTTCACTGAATTTACTTACCAGTTAATTCAAGGTTACGATTTTTTACATTTATACCAAAACAACGGGGTAAAGCTTCAGATGGGCGGTTCAGACCAGTGGGGAAACATCACAACAGGTACTGAATTAATCCGTAGAAAAGCGCAGGGAACAGCATTCGCTTTGACAGTTCCTTTGATTACAAAAGCTGACGGCTCAAAGTTTGGAAAGTCTGAAAGTGGCGAAAACTATTGGTTAGATAAAAAGAAAACGTCTCCTTACAAATTCTACCAGTTTTGGCTGAATGCAACGGATACCGATGCTGAAAGATTTATTAAATTCTATACTTTTTTACCAAAAGTAGAAATTGAAAATTTAATTCAAGAGCATGCAACGGCTCCACACGAAAGAAAACTCCAGAAAAAACTGGCGGAAGAAGTTACGGTTTGGGTTCATGGAAAAGAAGAATTCGAGAAGGCTGTAAAAGCATCTGAAATTCTTTTTGGAAGATCTACAGCTGAAGATTTGGTAAGTCTTGACGAGGAAACTTTCCTGGAAGTATTTGACGGAGTTCCACAAAAAGAAATCGCTAAATCTGATGTACTCGGTGTAAATATTGTTGAGCTACTTTCAGAAAAATCCGGCTTTTTAAAATCTAAAAGTGAAGCTACAAGAGAAATCAAAGGAAATTCTATTTCAGTAAATAAAGATAAGATTAATGATCAATACACAGCTTCTGAAAAGGATTTGATTGATGGAAAATTTCTTCTGTTACAAAAGGGAAAGAAAAATTATTTTATTGTAAAAGCAATATAA
- a CDS encoding RNA polymerase sigma factor: MNDEQLFLLISKANDKDQKAQTRLINIFWVDVFSFVMKKVRDENDADEITVNVFSKVLSKLDMYDPHFQFKTWILTIAQNTIIDFWRKKARENQDPTENLDEVKNQFAKSPEELMISDEEQKKIIKTIESLDKNYQDILRLRFFEEKSIKEIADELGISVANTKVRVMRAKKVLAELLKNNDFEE; encoded by the coding sequence ATGAACGACGAACAATTATTTCTGCTCATTTCCAAAGCCAACGATAAAGATCAGAAGGCTCAGACGAGGCTCATCAACATTTTTTGGGTTGATGTTTTTTCTTTTGTGATGAAAAAAGTGAGGGACGAAAACGATGCCGATGAAATCACAGTAAATGTTTTCTCTAAAGTTTTGTCGAAGCTGGATATGTACGATCCTCATTTTCAGTTTAAAACATGGATTTTGACGATTGCTCAAAACACCATTATCGATTTTTGGAGAAAGAAAGCCCGTGAGAACCAGGATCCTACGGAAAATTTAGATGAAGTGAAAAATCAGTTTGCAAAATCACCGGAAGAACTGATGATTTCTGATGAAGAGCAAAAGAAAATCATAAAAACAATAGAATCTCTCGACAAAAATTATCAGGATATTTTAAGGCTTAGATTTTTTGAAGAAAAAAGCATTAAGGAAATCGCTGATGAACTGGGAATTTCTGTTGCCAATACCAAAGTTCGTGTGATGAGAGCAAAAAAAGTTTTGGCAGAACTGCTTAAAAATAATGATTTTGAAGAATAA
- a CDS encoding phytanoyl-CoA dioxygenase family protein — protein MNLENKKSEISVEGFTVINNVFSDSEIEKISEVIQSIDTSKETFRKSEDLFAIRQFLKEIPEVKDLIFNDNLKTIIKEIFGENYFVVKSIYFDKPEKSNWYVAYHQDLTISVNKKIQLENFGPWTTKQNQFAVQPPLDILENIFTIRIHLDDTDENNGALKVVPKSHAKGIYRPETIDWKVETENICSVERGGVMIMKPLLLHGSNRTINGKKRRVIHIEFSDMILPEELQWSEKMV, from the coding sequence ATGAATTTAGAAAATAAAAAATCTGAAATTTCAGTTGAAGGATTCACAGTAATCAACAATGTTTTTTCAGATTCTGAAATAGAAAAAATAAGTGAAGTCATTCAAAGCATTGACACTTCTAAAGAAACGTTCAGAAAATCGGAAGATCTTTTTGCCATCCGTCAGTTTTTGAAGGAGATTCCGGAAGTGAAAGATTTAATTTTTAATGATAATTTAAAAACGATTATTAAAGAAATTTTCGGTGAAAACTATTTTGTGGTGAAAAGCATTTATTTCGATAAACCTGAAAAATCGAATTGGTACGTTGCATACCATCAGGATTTGACAATTTCTGTTAACAAGAAAATTCAACTGGAAAATTTCGGACCGTGGACAACGAAACAAAATCAGTTTGCCGTTCAGCCGCCTTTAGATATTCTTGAAAATATTTTTACGATAAGAATTCATTTGGATGACACTGACGAAAATAATGGTGCTTTAAAAGTTGTTCCAAAATCCCACGCGAAAGGAATTTACAGACCCGAAACTATCGACTGGAAAGTGGAAACAGAAAATATCTGCAGCGTGGAAAGAGGCGGAGTGATGATTATGAAACCATTGCTTCTCCACGGTTCAAACCGGACGATCAACGGGAAGAAAAGGAGAGTGATTCATATTGAATTTTCTGACATGATATTGCCTGAAGAGTTGCAGTGGTCGGAGAAGATGGTTTAA
- a CDS encoding IS1595 family transposase, producing the protein MDIFSFTAHFGTEEDCRIHFKKQRDKIGVACKCGHKEHFWIKSIWSYECKKCRKRTSLKSGTIMQNSNLSFLIWYKTMFLMSVTKKGFSSKEIQKQLGLKRYEPVWAMVHKLRKAMGTRDEKYTLEGMIEFDEGYFTVESSEIEQEKGVRGRGAAGKQNVAVMAESTPLENIETGEKSKSCRYFKAKVLETHLSLEINETIKESIDNQSIVFTDKSTSYVDISDFVELHITEKSDKETTNETLKWVHITISNAKRNLLGNYHKIKRKYLQLYLNEFIYKLNRRYFGDQLFERLIIANITAV; encoded by the coding sequence ATGGATATATTTAGCTTTACCGCTCATTTTGGGACAGAGGAAGATTGCAGAATTCATTTTAAGAAACAGAGAGATAAGATTGGCGTGGCATGCAAATGTGGTCATAAAGAACATTTCTGGATTAAGAGCATTTGGAGCTACGAATGCAAAAAATGCCGTAAAAGGACTTCTTTGAAAAGCGGCACCATTATGCAGAACTCTAATCTTTCATTTTTAATTTGGTATAAGACAATGTTCTTAATGAGCGTTACAAAAAAAGGATTTTCGTCTAAAGAAATTCAGAAGCAATTGGGATTGAAACGCTATGAGCCTGTTTGGGCAATGGTTCATAAGCTAAGAAAAGCAATGGGAACACGGGACGAAAAATATACTTTAGAAGGAATGATTGAATTTGATGAAGGCTATTTTACAGTAGAATCCAGTGAGATTGAGCAGGAAAAAGGAGTCCGCGGCAGAGGTGCAGCGGGCAAACAAAATGTTGCTGTAATGGCCGAATCTACGCCTTTGGAAAATATAGAGACTGGTGAAAAATCAAAATCCTGCAGATACTTTAAAGCTAAAGTTTTAGAAACGCATCTTTCCCTTGAAATCAACGAAACCATTAAGGAATCGATCGATAATCAAAGTATTGTTTTCACTGATAAAAGTACCTCGTACGTTGATATCTCTGATTTTGTAGAGCTTCATATCACAGAGAAATCGGATAAAGAAACCACAAATGAAACCTTAAAATGGGTTCATATTACCATTAGTAATGCAAAACGGAATTTATTGGGAAATTATCATAAAATCAAAAGAAAATACCTTCAACTGTATTTAAATGAATTTATCTACAAACTAAATCGGAGATATTTCGGCGACCAACTCTTCGAAAGGCTCATTATTGCTAATATTACAGCGGTATGA
- a CDS encoding GH92 family glycosyl hydrolase — MKKIIFILIGLISHNLFSQNYSQYVNPFIGTGGHGHTFPGATVPFGMVQLSPDTRIDGSWDGCSGYHYSDSVIYGFSHTHLNGTGVSDYGDIMLMPTMGKASFSSKEYSSKFSHKNEKATAGFYSVKLDKHNIDVRLTTTKRVGYHEYKFNNAGVANIVLDLNHRDKLLQGEVRIIDAKTIEVLRRSEAWATNQFVYARIEFSKPMKISKTLANGTQESNLYSGTQLALAFSTNVKKGEKINVKVALSPTDYDGAAKNFLTEGKSDNFDDVKKEAETAWNKELSKIEVKSDDKNKLTVFYTAMYHVFTQPNINMDVDGIYRGRDNKFYYAKDFDFYTVFSLWDTFRGAHPLMTLIDRKRTADFVNTFIKQREQGGKIPVWELASNETECMIGYHGVSVIADAMAKGITGFDYEKAYEASKNSAMLDIFGLDAYKNKNYISIDDEHESVSKTLEYAYDDWCIAQMAKILNKKEDYAYFMKRSQNWKNLYNPKNGFMQARKNGNWYEPFDPREVNNNYTEGNSWHYSYFVPQDIPGLIQAHGGKEKFEQFIDAIFSAPDKTTGREQVDITGLMGQYAQGNEPSHHIAYLYNLVDKPQKTEEKIKYILDNFYKNAPDGLIGNEDCGQMSAWYILSSMGIYSVTPGKPEWETVTPYFDEIKLHLEDGTTKIITKNTPKSELKKLGFENVQVAKELKYKEQTASPVIAADRLFDVTSKVEITALNEKDKVYYMTLDEDDKNAKKSFKVYKGPLTINKTTQVSAYCERNGEKSGITTAQFNKRPNHWDVTINATANPQYTAGGKLAIIDGINGDVNWRKGEWQGYQGQTVEAIIDFKSPQQMRQISSTYLQDSRAWILMPKKVEYYASMDGKTFILLKTLENNIDARDETIQVKDFSTEILPTEARYLKVKAYHFGKLPQWHQGAGGEAYIFVDEISVK, encoded by the coding sequence ATGAAAAAAATAATCTTTATCCTTATCGGATTGATTAGTCATAATTTATTTTCTCAAAACTATTCTCAATACGTTAATCCTTTCATCGGAACGGGAGGTCACGGACACACATTTCCCGGCGCCACTGTACCTTTCGGGATGGTTCAGCTTTCTCCGGACACCAGAATTGACGGAAGCTGGGACGGCTGCAGCGGATATCATTATTCAGATTCAGTGATTTACGGATTTTCACATACGCATTTGAACGGAACAGGAGTTTCAGATTACGGAGATATTATGCTGATGCCGACGATGGGAAAAGCCAGTTTCAGCTCTAAGGAATATTCTTCCAAATTTTCTCATAAAAACGAAAAGGCGACAGCAGGTTTTTATTCCGTTAAATTAGACAAACACAACATCGACGTTCGTTTAACGACAACAAAAAGAGTCGGTTATCATGAATATAAATTCAATAATGCCGGAGTTGCAAATATAGTTTTAGATTTAAACCATCGCGACAAACTTTTACAGGGCGAAGTAAGAATTATTGATGCTAAAACCATCGAAGTTTTAAGAAGAAGTGAAGCCTGGGCGACCAATCAGTTTGTGTACGCCAGAATTGAGTTTTCAAAACCGATGAAGATTTCAAAAACCCTCGCTAACGGAACTCAGGAAAGCAATTTGTATTCAGGAACTCAGCTCGCTTTAGCGTTTAGTACTAATGTGAAAAAGGGAGAAAAAATTAATGTAAAAGTTGCACTTTCACCAACAGATTACGACGGAGCTGCCAAAAATTTCCTAACCGAAGGCAAGTCTGATAATTTCGATGACGTAAAAAAAGAAGCGGAAACTGCATGGAACAAAGAACTTTCGAAAATTGAAGTAAAATCTGACGATAAAAATAAACTCACCGTTTTCTACACCGCAATGTATCACGTTTTCACACAGCCCAATATCAATATGGATGTTGACGGAATATACCGTGGCAGAGACAATAAGTTTTATTATGCCAAAGATTTTGATTTCTACACCGTCTTTTCACTTTGGGATACTTTCAGAGGAGCACATCCTTTGATGACTCTTATCGACAGAAAAAGAACGGCAGATTTCGTGAATACTTTCATCAAACAGCGTGAACAGGGTGGAAAAATTCCTGTATGGGAACTGGCTTCCAATGAAACAGAATGCATGATCGGTTATCACGGAGTTTCTGTAATCGCTGATGCGATGGCAAAAGGAATTACCGGTTTTGACTATGAAAAAGCCTACGAGGCTTCCAAAAATTCTGCAATGCTTGATATTTTCGGGCTTGATGCTTACAAGAACAAAAATTACATCAGTATTGATGATGAGCACGAAAGTGTTTCAAAAACTCTCGAATACGCTTATGACGACTGGTGTATCGCTCAAATGGCGAAAATTTTAAATAAAAAAGAAGATTACGCCTACTTTATGAAACGTTCTCAAAACTGGAAAAACCTTTACAATCCAAAGAACGGTTTTATGCAGGCGAGAAAGAACGGAAACTGGTATGAGCCGTTCGATCCGAGAGAAGTTAATAATAATTATACAGAAGGAAATTCATGGCATTATTCCTACTTTGTGCCACAAGACATTCCGGGATTAATTCAGGCGCATGGCGGAAAAGAAAAATTTGAACAGTTCATCGACGCTATTTTCTCAGCTCCAGACAAAACAACGGGAAGAGAACAGGTGGATATAACAGGTTTGATGGGACAATACGCTCAGGGAAATGAGCCGAGTCATCACATTGCTTATCTCTATAATTTAGTTGACAAACCTCAAAAAACGGAAGAAAAGATCAAATATATTCTCGATAATTTCTATAAAAATGCTCCGGATGGCTTGATTGGAAACGAAGATTGCGGACAGATGAGTGCGTGGTATATTTTAAGTTCAATGGGAATTTATTCTGTTACTCCGGGAAAACCTGAATGGGAAACGGTAACGCCATATTTTGATGAAATTAAACTTCATCTGGAAGACGGAACGACGAAAATCATTACCAAAAACACTCCTAAAAGTGAACTTAAAAAACTTGGTTTTGAAAATGTACAGGTTGCTAAGGAATTAAAATATAAAGAACAAACTGCTTCTCCTGTTATCGCTGCAGACAGGCTTTTTGATGTTACTTCGAAGGTAGAAATTACCGCACTTAACGAAAAGGATAAAGTATACTACATGACTTTGGATGAAGACGACAAAAACGCAAAAAAATCATTTAAAGTTTACAAAGGTCCGTTAACGATTAACAAAACAACGCAGGTTTCAGCTTACTGCGAGAGAAACGGTGAAAAAAGCGGAATTACAACTGCTCAATTCAATAAAAGACCAAATCATTGGGATGTGACGATTAATGCAACGGCAAATCCGCAATACACAGCAGGTGGGAAACTGGCAATCATCGATGGAATCAACGGTGATGTGAACTGGAGAAAAGGCGAATGGCAAGGCTATCAGGGACAAACCGTGGAAGCAATTATTGATTTTAAATCTCCGCAGCAGATGAGACAGATCTCTTCAACCTACCTTCAGGACAGCCGTGCGTGGATTTTAATGCCAAAAAAAGTAGAATATTACGCTTCAATGGATGGGAAAACTTTCATTTTATTGAAAACACTGGAAAATAACATCGACGCCAGAGACGAGACCATTCAGGTAAAAGATTTTTCAACTGAAATTCTTCCTACCGAAGCCCGTTATCTGAAAGTAAAAGCTTATCATTTTGGAAAACTTCCGCAATGGCATCAGGGTGCAGGTGGTGAAGCTTATATTTTTGTGGATGAGATTTCCGTGAAGTAA
- a CDS encoding Mrp/NBP35 family ATP-binding protein: MLTKEKIQDFLKEIEVDDLVSNFQLMGNDVYIDMTAHSPAMHEKKKLEAAMKQAFASEFGEEINLKLKIVSPEPSEVQLSQIKGKQIPGIQNIIAIASGKGGVGKSTVAANLAVTLAKMGFKVGILDADIYGPSVPTMFDTEGQKPVSVDVNGKSLMKPIENYGVKMLSIGYFSGANQAVVWRGPMASKALNQMIRDAAWGELDFLLIDLPPGTGDIHLSIIQEVPVTGAVIVSTPQHVALADVRKGIAMFNMESINIPVLGLIENMAYFTPEELPDNKYYIFGNQGAQYLADDLNIPVLGEIPLIQSIREAGDVGRPAALQEDSKIAEIYTETARKMVESLVERNKFLPPTEAVKITTMAGCSPKK, from the coding sequence ATGTTGACGAAAGAAAAGATTCAGGATTTCCTTAAAGAAATAGAAGTAGACGATTTGGTTTCCAACTTCCAATTGATGGGGAATGATGTATATATCGATATGACGGCGCACTCGCCGGCAATGCACGAAAAGAAAAAGCTTGAAGCAGCAATGAAACAAGCTTTCGCAAGTGAATTTGGAGAAGAAATTAATTTAAAACTAAAAATAGTTTCTCCCGAGCCTAGTGAAGTTCAGCTGAGTCAGATCAAAGGAAAACAAATCCCTGGAATTCAAAATATTATTGCCATCGCATCCGGAAAAGGAGGTGTTGGTAAGTCTACCGTTGCTGCGAATCTTGCAGTAACTTTAGCAAAAATGGGTTTTAAAGTTGGAATCCTGGATGCCGATATTTACGGGCCGTCTGTTCCTACAATGTTTGACACAGAAGGCCAAAAGCCAGTTTCTGTTGATGTCAACGGGAAAAGCTTAATGAAACCTATCGAAAATTACGGTGTGAAAATGCTTTCCATCGGATATTTTTCAGGAGCCAATCAGGCAGTGGTTTGGAGAGGGCCGATGGCTTCAAAAGCTTTGAACCAAATGATCAGAGATGCAGCCTGGGGTGAACTGGATTTCCTTTTAATCGATCTTCCTCCTGGAACGGGTGATATTCATTTATCTATTATTCAGGAAGTTCCGGTAACGGGAGCGGTGATTGTAAGTACGCCTCAACACGTTGCTTTAGCGGATGTGAGAAAAGGAATTGCCATGTTCAATATGGAAAGTATCAACATTCCTGTGCTTGGACTGATAGAAAATATGGCTTATTTTACGCCGGAAGAATTACCTGACAATAAATATTATATCTTTGGAAACCAGGGAGCACAATATCTGGCAGATGATTTAAATATTCCTGTGTTGGGAGAAATTCCTTTAATTCAGAGCATCAGAGAGGCGGGAGATGTGGGAAGACCTGCAGCACTTCAGGAAGACTCAAAGATTGCTGAGATTTATACGGAAACGGCAAGAAAAATGGTAGAGAGTCTGGTAGAAAGAAACAAATTTTTACCGCCTACAGAAGCCGTGAAAATCACGACAATGGCAGGTTGCTCACCCAAAAAATAA
- a CDS encoding NifU family protein — protein METNIAHEQTVTKVMEALESIRPFLNKDGGDIELLDVKDNTVFVKLLGNCSGCSLNFSTLKLGVENTIKQHAPEIEKVVNVE, from the coding sequence ATGGAGACAAATATAGCACACGAACAAACTGTAACCAAGGTAATGGAAGCTCTTGAAAGCATTCGTCCGTTTCTGAACAAAGATGGCGGCGATATCGAGCTTTTGGATGTGAAAGACAATACTGTTTTTGTAAAACTTTTAGGAAACTGTTCAGGTTGCTCTCTTAATTTCTCAACATTGAAGTTAGGGGTAGAAAATACCATCAAACAGCACGCTCCCGAAATTGAAAAGGTAGTAAATGTAGAGTAA
- a CDS encoding YqiA/YcfP family alpha/beta fold hydrolase yields MKPTLLYIHGLGSDQHSRKFINLKDYFKDQFNYDFVEWKNDSIISELLDQAELKLEDIENPVLVGDSTGANFAYQLRERRSQKGKNSILILSSPLLNIDERIADFEFPETLIPQLQKFDDPENALIIATKKDAILNQNWLFKKPLNNVKLIEVDDNHRLEKFHENLSDIELYIISKK; encoded by the coding sequence GTGAAACCCACCCTCCTCTACATCCACGGTCTCGGCTCAGACCAGCACTCCAGAAAATTTATCAATTTAAAAGATTATTTCAAAGACCAATTCAATTACGATTTTGTTGAATGGAAAAACGACAGCATTATTTCCGAACTTCTCGATCAGGCAGAATTGAAACTGGAAGATATTGAAAATCCAGTTTTGGTGGGAGATTCTACCGGAGCCAACTTTGCCTATCAACTTCGTGAAAGAAGATCCCAGAAAGGTAAAAATTCAATTTTAATTTTAAGCAGTCCGCTTTTGAATATTGATGAACGAATTGCAGATTTTGAATTTCCTGAAACATTGATTCCACAATTACAAAAATTTGATGATCCGGAAAATGCTTTGATCATTGCGACTAAAAAGGATGCGATTTTAAATCAGAACTGGCTATTTAAAAAGCCTCTGAATAATGTGAAATTAATAGAAGTGGATGACAATCACCGGCTTGAAAAATTTCATGAAAATCTTTCTGATATTGAATTATACATTATTTCTAAAAAATAA